In Mycobacterium stomatepiae, the following are encoded in one genomic region:
- a CDS encoding MgtC/SapB family protein codes for MAQTLSVADFALRLGVGVGCGALVGMERQWRARRAGLRTNALVAAGATLFVLYAVATQDSSPTRVASYVVSGIGFLGGGVILREGVNVRGLNTAATLWCSAAIGVLAASGNLLFTLIATGAVITIHLVGRPLGRAIDHDNDAEEDEGRRPFLVQAICRPKSEKYARAQLVQHASSNDLTLRGIHTGQAAEDEITLTAHLLVDGHTPAKLERLVAELSLQPGVRAVQWYAGDDAQSD; via the coding sequence ATGGCGCAGACACTGAGCGTCGCCGATTTCGCGCTCCGGCTGGGCGTCGGGGTCGGCTGCGGCGCCCTGGTCGGTATGGAACGGCAATGGCGAGCGCGCCGGGCCGGGCTGCGGACCAACGCGCTGGTCGCCGCGGGTGCGACGTTGTTCGTGCTGTACGCGGTTGCCACCCAGGACAGCAGCCCCACCCGGGTCGCGTCCTATGTGGTGTCCGGTATCGGATTCCTCGGTGGTGGGGTGATCCTGCGCGAGGGTGTCAACGTGCGGGGCCTCAATACCGCCGCCACCCTGTGGTGCTCGGCGGCGATAGGTGTGCTGGCCGCCTCGGGGAACCTACTCTTCACGTTGATCGCCACCGGCGCCGTTATCACCATCCACCTGGTGGGCCGCCCGTTGGGGCGGGCGATCGACCACGACAACGACGCGGAGGAAGACGAAGGCCGTCGCCCCTTTCTGGTACAGGCGATCTGTCGCCCGAAATCCGAGAAGTACGCCCGCGCCCAACTGGTCCAGCACGCCAGCAGCAACGACCTCACGCTGCGCGGCATCCACACCGGGCAGGCCGCCGAGGACGAAATCACTTTGACCGCCCACCTTCTCGTGGATGGCCACACGCCGGCCAAGCTCGAGCGATTGGTCGCCGAGCTGTCCCTGCAGCCCGGAGTTCGCGCGGTGCAGTGGTACGCCGGTGACGACGCGCAGTCCGACTGA
- a CDS encoding TetR/AcrR family transcriptional regulator, whose translation MGKRQESREQIEKRIVELGRRHLADRGAAGLSLRAIARDLGMVSSAVYRYVSSRDELLTLLLVDAYSDLANAVDRARDSADELWSHDVIAIARATRQWAVEHPAQWALLYGSPVPGYHAPAERTVGVGTRVVGAIFDAIAAGITTGDIRLTNTVVPQPMSSDFDRIRQEFGFPGDDAVITKCFLFWAGVLGAINLEVFGQYGADTVTDPGAVFDSQVGLLVDVLARH comes from the coding sequence GTGGGCAAACGCCAGGAGTCGCGCGAACAGATCGAGAAGCGCATCGTCGAGCTGGGTCGGCGCCATCTGGCCGATCGCGGCGCGGCCGGGCTATCGCTGCGCGCGATAGCGCGCGACCTGGGCATGGTCTCCTCGGCGGTGTACCGGTACGTGTCCAGTCGCGACGAACTGCTCACCCTGTTGCTGGTGGACGCCTATTCGGACCTGGCCAATGCCGTGGACCGGGCCCGCGACAGCGCGGACGAGCTGTGGAGTCACGACGTCATCGCGATCGCCCGGGCCACGCGGCAGTGGGCAGTAGAGCATCCCGCGCAATGGGCGCTGCTATACGGCAGCCCGGTCCCCGGATATCACGCCCCTGCCGAACGCACCGTCGGAGTGGGCACCCGCGTGGTAGGAGCCATCTTCGACGCGATCGCCGCCGGAATCACCACGGGAGATATCAGGCTGACCAATACTGTGGTCCCGCAACCGATGTCATCGGACTTCGATCGGATTCGACAGGAGTTCGGCTTTCCCGGCGACGACGCCGTCATCACCAAGTGCTTCTTGTTCTGGGCCGGGGTGCTGGGCGCGATCAACCTCGAGGTGTTCGGACAGTACGGCGCCGACACCGTGACCGACCCGGGAGCCGTCTTCGATTCCCAGGTTGGGCTGCTGGTCGATGTGCTCGCCCGGCATTGA
- a CDS encoding Rv1815 family serine proteinase, producing the protein MVYRRALRVLAVGIAAAACAPGLPAATAHADPIVVSPGMEILQDNRLCTLGYVDQAARIAYTAGHCRSTGNIVTDKNRNPIGHLATFRDDTPSGSTVAVDQAISDYEVIALDPNIPLNNILPGGRPLVSSPNVALQPGQAVCHFGVSTGETCGTVEAVNNGWFTMSHGVQSHPGDSGGPVYLAPAAGPGQIVGIFNSMWGDFPAAVSWRSTSEQVHQDMAGQVNPS; encoded by the coding sequence ATGGTGTATCGCAGGGCACTTCGCGTGCTGGCCGTGGGTATCGCCGCCGCGGCCTGCGCACCTGGTTTGCCGGCCGCCACCGCGCACGCAGATCCAATAGTGGTGTCGCCGGGCATGGAGATCCTTCAGGACAACCGCTTGTGCACGCTGGGCTACGTCGATCAGGCCGCGAGAATCGCGTACACCGCGGGGCACTGCCGCAGCACCGGAAACATCGTCACCGACAAGAATCGCAACCCGATCGGCCATCTCGCGACCTTCCGCGACGACACGCCCAGCGGCTCGACCGTCGCCGTCGACCAGGCGATCAGCGACTACGAGGTGATCGCGCTGGATCCCAATATTCCGCTGAACAACATTCTGCCGGGCGGGCGGCCGCTGGTCTCGAGCCCGAACGTGGCGCTGCAGCCGGGCCAGGCGGTCTGCCACTTCGGCGTCTCCACCGGTGAAACCTGCGGGACCGTCGAAGCCGTCAACAACGGCTGGTTCACCATGTCGCACGGTGTCCAGAGCCATCCCGGCGACTCGGGCGGCCCGGTCTATCTGGCCCCTGCGGCGGGCCCGGGGCAGATCGTCGGGATCTTCAACAGCATGTGGGGCGACTTTCCCGCGGCGGTCTCCTGGCGATCCACCTCTGAACAGGTTCACCAGGACATGGCCGGGCAGGTCAACCCCAGCTAG
- a CDS encoding FAD-binding protein produces the protein MSTEIPATVNADTVTSWSDDVDVLVIGFGIGGGCAAVSAAAAGARALVLERAAVAGGTTSLAGGHFYLGGGTAVQQATGHPDSPEEMYKYLVAVSREPDQAKIRAYADGSVEHFNWLEDLGFQFERSYFPGKAVIQPNTEGLMFTGNEKVWPFLEQAVPAPRGHKVPVPGDTGGASMVIDLLLKRAASLGVQIRYETGAAELIVDDSGAVTGATWKQFTETGAIKAKSVIIAAGGFVMNPEMVARYTPKLAEKPFVLGNTYDDGLGIRMGVSAGGATQHMDQIFITAPPYPPSILLTGIIVNKQGQRFVAEDCYHSRTSGFIMDQRDSAAYLIVDEAHLEHPTMPLVPLIDGWETVPEMEAALGIPEGNLVATLDRYNEFAAKGEDPDFHKQPEFLAAQDKGPWGAFDMSLGKAMYAGFTVGGLATSLDGEVLREDGTVVPGLYAVGACASNIAQDGKGYASGTQLGEGSFFGRRAGTHAAAHR, from the coding sequence ATGAGCACCGAGATCCCGGCGACGGTCAACGCGGACACAGTGACGTCCTGGTCGGACGACGTCGATGTGCTGGTGATCGGCTTCGGCATCGGCGGCGGCTGCGCGGCAGTCAGCGCGGCGGCCGCCGGGGCGCGGGCGCTGGTCCTGGAGCGCGCCGCCGTGGCAGGCGGGACGACGTCGCTTGCCGGCGGCCATTTCTACCTGGGTGGCGGGACCGCGGTCCAGCAGGCCACCGGCCACCCAGACTCGCCCGAGGAGATGTACAAGTATTTGGTCGCGGTCTCTCGCGAGCCTGACCAGGCCAAGATTCGCGCCTATGCCGACGGCAGCGTCGAGCATTTCAACTGGCTCGAGGATCTGGGTTTCCAGTTCGAGCGGAGCTACTTCCCGGGCAAGGCGGTGATTCAGCCCAACACCGAGGGCTTGATGTTCACCGGCAACGAAAAGGTATGGCCCTTCCTGGAGCAGGCCGTGCCGGCGCCGCGCGGCCACAAGGTGCCGGTGCCCGGTGACACCGGCGGCGCCAGTATGGTGATCGACCTGTTGCTCAAACGGGCCGCCAGCCTTGGCGTGCAGATCCGTTACGAGACCGGCGCCGCCGAACTCATCGTGGACGATTCGGGTGCGGTGACCGGCGCGACCTGGAAGCAGTTCACCGAAACCGGTGCGATCAAAGCAAAGTCGGTCATCATTGCTGCCGGGGGATTCGTGATGAATCCGGAGATGGTAGCCAGGTACACCCCAAAACTGGCGGAGAAGCCGTTCGTGCTCGGCAATACCTATGACGATGGCCTTGGTATCCGGATGGGGGTCTCGGCCGGCGGCGCCACCCAGCACATGGATCAGATCTTCATCACCGCTCCGCCCTACCCGCCGTCGATCCTGCTGACCGGGATAATCGTCAACAAGCAGGGGCAGCGCTTCGTCGCCGAGGACTGCTATCACTCCCGTACGTCCGGCTTCATCATGGATCAGCGGGACAGCGCGGCGTACTTGATCGTCGACGAAGCGCACTTGGAGCACCCGACGATGCCGCTGGTGCCGCTCATCGACGGCTGGGAGACCGTCCCCGAAATGGAAGCGGCGCTTGGCATTCCCGAGGGGAACCTGGTAGCGACGTTGGACCGCTACAACGAATTCGCGGCCAAGGGTGAAGATCCCGACTTTCACAAGCAGCCGGAATTCCTTGCGGCGCAAGATAAAGGCCCCTGGGGCGCGTTCGACATGTCGCTGGGCAAGGCGATGTACGCCGGATTCACCGTCGGCGGGCTGGCGACGTCCCTGGACGGTGAGGTGCTGCGCGAAGACGGCACGGTGGTACCCGGCCTGTACGCGGTCGGGGCGTGCGCGTCCAACATCGCGCAGGACGGCAAGGGCTATGCCAGCGGCACTCAGTTGGGTGAGGGCTCGTTCTTCGGCCGCCGCGCCGGAACGCATGCGGCCGCACACCGCTAA
- a CDS encoding ABC transporter ATP-binding protein/permease translates to MGPTLFKPSIDWSSALADSLQWVAIAWTIAAVVVVVVLVAFRYFTPWGRQFWRITRGYFVGPASLKVWGLLGVLLLSVLLAVRLTVLLSYQGNDLYTSVQIAVQGLAAGDDTVKQSGIHGFYMSLWIFTVLATLYVVRFMVDIYITQRFIISWRMWLTAHLTDDWLDDRAYYRDLFIDNTIDNPDQRIQQDIDIFTANAGGTPNNPANGTGSTLLFGAVNAVASVISFAAILWNLSGDLTLFGITLPRAMFWTVLVYVLIATVVAIWLGRPLIWLSFNNEKLNAAFRYALVRLRDAAEAVGFYRGERVERAQLWRRFTPIIENYRKFVRRTIIFNGWNWSVSQAIVPLPWIIQAPRLFAGKINFGDVGQTATAFGNIHDSLSFFRNNYDAFASFRAAIIRLHGLVDANAQGRALPAVLVKPSQDKTVELAGIEVRTPAGDQLIDSLDIELDSGDSLVITGRSGAGKTTLLRSLAELWPYASGTLCRPDGDNATMFLSQLPYVPLGSLRGVVCYPNSPDDITDGELHDVLTKVALAPLIHRLDEEHDWAKVLSPGEQQRVAFARILLTKPRAVFLDESTSALDEGLEFALYQLLRTELPECVVVSVSHRHTVEQHHEQELQLLGGGRWQLGPIGQEPATV, encoded by the coding sequence TTGGGTCCCACGCTATTCAAGCCATCCATCGACTGGTCGTCGGCACTTGCGGACTCGCTGCAGTGGGTCGCCATCGCCTGGACGATCGCCGCGGTCGTTGTGGTCGTCGTGCTGGTCGCGTTCAGATATTTCACGCCGTGGGGCCGCCAGTTCTGGCGGATCACCCGCGGTTACTTCGTCGGTCCGGCCAGCCTCAAGGTGTGGGGCCTCCTCGGGGTGCTGCTGCTGTCGGTGTTACTTGCCGTGCGGCTCACCGTGCTGCTCAGCTACCAGGGCAACGACCTGTACACGTCGGTGCAGATCGCGGTCCAGGGGTTGGCCGCCGGCGATGACACCGTCAAACAGTCTGGTATCCATGGCTTTTACATGTCGCTGTGGATTTTCACCGTACTGGCCACGCTCTACGTCGTCCGATTCATGGTCGACATCTACATCACCCAGCGGTTCATCATCTCCTGGCGCATGTGGCTGACCGCCCACCTCACCGACGACTGGTTGGACGACAGGGCCTATTACCGGGATCTGTTCATAGACAACACGATTGACAACCCCGACCAGCGTATCCAGCAGGACATCGACATCTTCACCGCCAACGCCGGTGGAACCCCGAACAACCCGGCCAACGGAACGGGCAGCACGTTGCTGTTCGGAGCCGTCAACGCGGTCGCTTCGGTGATCTCGTTCGCCGCGATCCTGTGGAACCTGTCCGGGGACCTGACCCTGTTCGGCATCACGCTGCCGCGGGCCATGTTCTGGACTGTGCTGGTCTACGTGCTGATCGCGACAGTCGTGGCGATTTGGCTTGGGCGCCCGCTGATTTGGTTGAGCTTCAATAACGAGAAGCTCAACGCCGCGTTCCGTTATGCCCTGGTGCGGTTGCGCGACGCCGCGGAAGCGGTCGGCTTCTACCGAGGCGAGCGAGTCGAGCGGGCGCAGCTGTGGCGCCGCTTCACGCCGATCATCGAAAACTACCGCAAGTTCGTCCGCCGGACGATCATCTTCAACGGCTGGAACTGGTCGGTGTCGCAGGCAATTGTCCCGCTGCCGTGGATCATTCAGGCACCGCGGTTGTTCGCCGGCAAGATCAACTTCGGCGACGTCGGCCAGACCGCGACGGCGTTCGGCAACATTCACGACTCGCTGTCGTTCTTCCGGAACAACTACGACGCGTTCGCGTCGTTCCGGGCCGCCATCATCCGCCTGCACGGATTGGTCGACGCCAACGCCCAGGGGCGCGCGCTGCCCGCGGTGCTGGTCAAGCCGAGCCAGGACAAGACGGTCGAGCTGGCCGGCATCGAAGTCCGTACGCCGGCCGGAGATCAGCTGATCGACTCGCTCGATATCGAGCTCGACAGCGGCGACTCGCTGGTGATCACCGGGCGCTCGGGTGCCGGCAAGACCACCTTGCTGCGCAGCCTCGCCGAACTGTGGCCGTATGCCTCCGGAACCCTGTGCCGTCCCGACGGCGACAACGCGACGATGTTCCTGTCGCAGTTGCCCTACGTGCCGCTGGGCAGCCTGCGCGGCGTGGTGTGCTATCCGAATTCGCCGGACGACATCACCGACGGTGAACTGCATGACGTGCTGACCAAGGTGGCGCTGGCCCCGCTGATCCACCGGCTGGACGAAGAGCACGACTGGGCCAAGGTGCTCTCGCCGGGTGAGCAGCAGCGCGTGGCGTTCGCCCGGATTCTGCTCACCAAGCCGCGGGCCGTCTTCCTCGACGAGTCGACTTCGGCACTCGACGAGGGACTCGAGTTCGCGCTGTATCAGCTGCTGCGCACTGAGCTACCTGAGTGCGTCGTGGTCAGCGTCAGTCATCGCCACACCGTCGAGCAACATCACGAGCAGGAGTTGCAACTACTCGGCGGCGGCCGTTGGCAGCTGGGTCCGATCGGCCAGGAGCCCGCGACGGTTTAG
- a CDS encoding acetolactate synthase — protein MSIDAPSSQIVHAGRLIARRLRASGIDTLFTLSGGHLFSLYDGCRDEDIRLIDTRHEQTAAFAAEGWSKVTRVPGVAALTAGPGVTNGMSAMAAAQQNHSPLVVLGGRAPAGRWGQGSLQEIDHVPFVAPLARFSATAQSAADTGRLVDEALRAAVGAPSGVGFVDFPMDHVFAVSEDDGRPGALTEPPPPQAPDGDALDRAASLLASARRPVIMAGTNVWWGHAEAALLRLAEERRIPVLMNGMARGVVPADHPLAFSRARAKALGEADVALVVGVPMDFRLGFGKVFGPQTQLIVADRAEPDREHPRPIAAAPYGDLTGILSALSGPSGTDHGDWIDALRTAETAARDQEAADLADDRIPLHPMRVYAALKPMLDRDAIVVIDAGDFGSYAGRMIDSYQPGCWLDSGPFGCLGSGPGYALAAKLAHPQRQVVLLQGDGAFGFSGMEWDTLVRHQVPVVSVIGNNGIWALEKHLMEAIYGYSVVAELRPGTRYDEVVRALGGHGELVSAPVELRPALERSFASGLPAVVNVLTDPTIAYPRRSNLA, from the coding sequence ATGAGCATCGACGCTCCGTCCAGCCAGATCGTCCATGCCGGCCGGCTGATCGCCCGGCGCCTGCGGGCGAGCGGCATCGACACCCTTTTCACGCTGTCCGGCGGCCACCTATTCTCCCTGTACGACGGCTGCCGTGACGAGGACATTCGACTGATCGACACCCGCCACGAGCAGACCGCGGCGTTCGCCGCCGAGGGCTGGTCGAAGGTGACGAGGGTGCCCGGCGTCGCCGCGCTCACCGCAGGACCCGGTGTCACCAACGGCATGAGTGCTATGGCGGCCGCGCAGCAAAACCACTCACCGCTGGTGGTGCTCGGTGGGCGGGCGCCCGCCGGGCGCTGGGGCCAGGGATCGCTGCAGGAGATCGACCACGTGCCGTTCGTGGCACCGCTGGCGCGCTTTTCGGCCACCGCGCAGTCCGCCGCCGACACGGGCCGCCTTGTCGACGAGGCACTGCGCGCCGCCGTAGGCGCGCCCTCGGGTGTGGGCTTCGTCGACTTTCCGATGGATCACGTGTTCGCCGTCTCCGAGGACGACGGCCGTCCCGGCGCGCTGACCGAGCCGCCACCACCGCAGGCCCCCGACGGCGACGCCCTGGACCGCGCCGCCAGCCTGCTGGCGTCCGCGCGGCGCCCGGTGATCATGGCCGGCACCAACGTGTGGTGGGGACACGCCGAGGCCGCGCTGCTCCGGCTGGCCGAGGAGCGGCGGATCCCCGTGCTGATGAACGGCATGGCCCGCGGCGTCGTGCCCGCCGATCACCCGTTGGCTTTCTCACGGGCGCGGGCGAAAGCGCTGGGCGAGGCCGACGTCGCACTCGTCGTCGGGGTGCCGATGGATTTTCGGCTGGGCTTTGGCAAGGTCTTCGGGCCGCAGACCCAACTCATCGTCGCGGATCGGGCCGAACCCGACCGGGAACATCCCCGGCCGATCGCCGCGGCCCCCTACGGCGACCTGACCGGCATTCTCTCGGCACTATCCGGGCCGAGCGGCACCGACCACGGCGACTGGATCGATGCGCTGCGAACCGCGGAGACCGCCGCGCGCGATCAGGAAGCCGCGGATCTCGCTGACGACCGAATCCCGCTGCACCCGATGCGGGTGTACGCCGCGCTGAAGCCGATGCTGGACCGCGACGCCATCGTGGTGATCGACGCCGGTGATTTCGGTTCCTACGCGGGCCGGATGATCGACAGCTATCAGCCGGGCTGCTGGCTGGACAGTGGCCCGTTCGGCTGTTTGGGCTCCGGTCCCGGCTACGCGCTGGCGGCCAAACTGGCCCACCCGCAGCGACAGGTCGTGCTGCTGCAGGGCGACGGCGCCTTCGGCTTCAGTGGCATGGAATGGGACACGCTGGTGCGTCACCAGGTGCCGGTCGTGTCGGTGATTGGCAACAACGGAATCTGGGCGCTGGAGAAGCATCTGATGGAGGCGATCTACGGCTACTCGGTGGTGGCGGAGCTGCGTCCCGGGACTCGCTACGACGAGGTGGTCCGGGCCCTGGGCGGCCACGGCGAGCTGGTGTCGGCCCCCGTCGAGCTGCGGCCCGCGCTGGAACGCTCCTTTGCCAGCGGCCTGCCCGCGGTCGTCAATGTGCTCACCGATCCGACGATCGCCTATCCGCGCCGATCGAACCTCGCCTGA
- a CDS encoding nitroreductase/quinone reductase family protein, which produces MSTRYEEPNRVARAGSAVIRWLADLGISIAGTRSLHVRGRKTGKQRAVVINLLTVDGVDYLVSPRGNTQWARNVRAAGVVDVGPRWRRRSLAATEVDDAAKPDLLKRYLDRWYWQVKGYVAGLTPDSRADEFRAGAPSIPVFVLGPR; this is translated from the coding sequence ATTTCCACGCGCTACGAAGAACCCAACCGCGTCGCCCGCGCCGGAAGCGCCGTCATCCGCTGGCTAGCCGACCTCGGGATCAGCATCGCCGGGACGCGGTCACTGCATGTACGCGGGCGCAAGACGGGCAAGCAGCGCGCCGTGGTGATCAATCTGTTGACCGTCGACGGCGTGGACTACCTCGTTTCGCCGAGAGGCAACACGCAGTGGGCACGCAACGTCAGGGCGGCGGGAGTCGTCGACGTGGGGCCGCGCTGGCGGCGGCGAAGCCTCGCGGCCACGGAGGTCGACGACGCGGCCAAACCCGATTTGTTGAAGCGCTACCTCGATAGGTGGTACTGGCAGGTCAAGGGCTATGTCGCGGGCCTGACGCCGGATTCCAGGGCCGACGAGTTCCGGGCCGGCGCTCCGTCGATACCGGTGTTCGTGCTCGGGCCGCGGTGA
- a CDS encoding sterol desaturase family protein, translated as MRDPVLFAIPFFLLLLTLEWTAARKLERLEAADRPASGAYLARDSMTSISMGLVSVATTAAWKTLALLGYAAIYAYLAPWHLWVGQWYTWVIAILGVDLLYYAYHRIAHRVRLIWATHQAHHSSQYFNFATALRQKWNNSGEILLWIPLPLLGLPPWMVFFSWSLNLIYQFWVHTERVGKLPRPVEFVLNTPSHHRVHHGMDQEYLDKNYGGIFIVWDRLFGSFQAETFRPHYGLTKQVDTFNIWNLQTREYVAIARDWRSARRLRDRLGYVFGPPGWTPRPAAVTGDSVRVASSM; from the coding sequence ATGCGGGACCCGGTGCTGTTCGCGATCCCGTTCTTCCTGCTGCTGCTGACGCTCGAGTGGACGGCGGCTCGCAAATTAGAGCGCCTCGAGGCGGCCGACCGGCCGGCGTCCGGGGCCTATCTCGCCCGCGACTCGATGACCAGCATCTCGATGGGGCTGGTCTCGGTGGCCACCACGGCCGCCTGGAAGACCCTGGCGTTGCTCGGTTACGCGGCCATCTACGCCTATCTGGCACCGTGGCATCTCTGGGTCGGTCAGTGGTACACCTGGGTCATCGCGATCCTGGGTGTCGACCTGCTCTACTACGCCTACCACCGGATCGCGCACCGGGTGCGGCTGATCTGGGCCACCCACCAGGCCCATCACTCCAGCCAGTACTTCAACTTCGCGACCGCGCTGCGCCAGAAGTGGAACAACAGCGGCGAGATCCTGCTGTGGATTCCGTTGCCGCTGTTGGGTCTTCCGCCCTGGATGGTGTTCTTCAGTTGGTCGCTGAACCTGATCTATCAGTTCTGGGTGCACACCGAGCGGGTCGGCAAGCTGCCGCGGCCCGTTGAATTCGTCTTGAACACACCGTCGCACCACCGGGTGCACCACGGGATGGATCAGGAGTACCTGGACAAGAATTACGGCGGGATCTTCATCGTCTGGGACCGCTTGTTCGGCAGTTTCCAGGCCGAGACCTTCCGCCCCCATTACGGCCTCACCAAGCAGGTGGACACCTTCAACATCTGGAACCTGCAGACGCGCGAATACGTCGCGATCGCGCGCGATTGGCGCTCGGCGCGGCGGCTTCGCGACCGGCTGGGCTACGTATTCGGACCGCCGGGCTGGACTCCGCGGCCCGCTGCCGTGACCGGCGACTCCGTTCGGGTGGCCTCGTCGATGTAA
- a CDS encoding DUF732 domain-containing protein produces MRPLLALLGVSATIVLSAPAHADPDGSPDDAGFLATVRSAGITYTDSGQAVAFGRAVCGLISAGKSGSELIGDLQRKNPGLTTDHATLFVGIAAKYYCPQQLTNNRPAAQ; encoded by the coding sequence ATGCGACCGCTCCTAGCGCTGCTTGGCGTCTCCGCGACGATCGTCTTGAGCGCTCCCGCCCACGCCGATCCGGACGGCAGTCCGGACGACGCCGGCTTCCTCGCGACCGTGCGCAGCGCGGGCATCACCTACACCGACTCGGGTCAGGCCGTCGCATTCGGAAGGGCGGTCTGCGGCTTGATCAGCGCGGGCAAATCCGGCTCGGAGCTGATTGGGGACCTGCAACGCAAAAACCCCGGATTGACCACCGATCACGCCACCCTGTTCGTCGGGATCGCGGCGAAGTACTACTGCCCGCAACAGCTCACCAACAATCGGCCGGCTGCGCAGTAG
- a CDS encoding VOC family protein, with protein sequence MTLEVQSPTQIAWVTRSLDATEMALTGLLGARKWVRIPDVHFAPDSCSYRGKPADFVASISLSYLGDMQLELIEPVSGENVYSEFLRDSTPGLHHICMEVESPEQFDAALADAANHGAEVVQQGVMPGGIQFAYLAAPHAAVPFVEIAYISPEMRAFYDYIKREQR encoded by the coding sequence ATGACGCTTGAAGTTCAATCGCCGACACAGATCGCCTGGGTCACTCGGAGTCTGGACGCCACCGAAATGGCTCTCACCGGCTTGTTAGGCGCCCGGAAGTGGGTGCGGATACCCGACGTGCACTTTGCTCCAGACAGCTGTAGCTACCGTGGCAAACCGGCCGACTTCGTCGCCAGCATCTCCCTGAGCTATCTCGGCGACATGCAGCTGGAGCTGATCGAACCGGTCAGCGGGGAGAACGTCTATAGTGAATTTCTTCGTGACTCCACACCGGGTTTGCACCACATCTGCATGGAGGTCGAAAGCCCCGAGCAATTCGATGCGGCGCTGGCCGACGCCGCCAACCACGGCGCCGAGGTGGTGCAGCAGGGCGTGATGCCCGGCGGAATCCAATTCGCTTACCTCGCGGCACCACATGCGGCGGTACCGTTTGTGGAGATCGCCTACATCTCGCCCGAGATGCGGGCGTTTTACGACTACATCAAACGAGAGCAACGGTGA